From Penicillium psychrofluorescens genome assembly, chromosome: 1, one genomic window encodes:
- a CDS encoding uncharacterized protein (ID:PFLUO_001520-T1.cds;~source:funannotate): MGKFVMLKEKPLQGRRQHRRLFVQIACILALVWICYRTLVGLGGSSGSSHGNRAAEDHHLTESLSRIVKLLPDETQSYKLLKPVGTTGEERLKEFGLRTRQYKELFEAWETLHIGDAPGNGFIRDDVIQRIQRNPQIASSLSMGHAELIQYYESYRSTITRLATLLFPWTAPYFSDHLQLRQQLSQGGRGLVFTAGNSHAPYLLTSIPVLRQLGCHLPIEVMYLGDDDLQQKYRTQLEAHAGVVTRDLRRMVNDAGWELRGWAGKPFSVLLSSFREVIFIDADSLFLQNPADLFDDPAYNETGALFFKDRLILPESKKDWLTRILPPPISKNVRESRLWSGESGHMQESGVLVIDTWRHFVPLLLVTRMNGPDRDGDSARKIKGVYEMLFGDKETFWLGWELSGVTDYAFHDGGAGTMGVAQTEPSVSKGNAYPSSQSDSFTVCAPQLLHLDRTGRPLWFNGWLLPNKFSSKEPGKFESFIREEEGYMNDDSPWQLRTSNVCCLTSNKVFDFSEKEKHVLEMTIESGRRVGALGEKSTSS, from the exons ATGGGGAAATTCGTCATGCTCAAAGAAAAGCCGCTACAGGGCCGGCGTCAGCACAGAAGGCTCTTCGTGCAGATTGCCTGTATTCTCGCTTTGGTATGGATCTGTTATCGGACTCTGGTCGGTCTAGGAG GGTCTTCGGGTTCTTCGCATGGTAATCGTGCAGCGGAGGATCACCATCTCACCGAGAGCTTGTCTCGGATTGTGAAGTTGCTACCAGATGAAACCCAGTCGTACAAGCTGCTCAAGCCGGTTGGGACGACCGGAGAAGAGAGATTGAAAGAATTCGGATTGCGCACTCGCCAGTACAAGGAGCTGTTCGAAGCCTGGGAGACATTACACATCGGCGACGCCCCCGGCAATGGGTTTATTCGCGACGATGTGATCCAACGCATACAGCGCAACCCTCAAATCGCCAGCTCGCTTTCGATGGGCCACGCCGAACTGATTCAATATTACGAATCTTATCGTTCCACTATCACCCGCCTGGCGACCCTATTGTTCCCATGGACAGCACCTTACTTCTCAGACCATTTACAACTGCGCCAGCAATTATCGCAAGGTGGGCGCGGTCTGGTCTTCACAGCAGGGAACAGCCATGCTCCCTACTTGCTCACTTCGATCCCAGTTCTCCGCCAATTAGGCTGCCACCTGCCTATCGAAGTGATGTATCTGGGCGATGACGACCTCCAACAGAAATACCGGACCCAATTAGAGGCCCATGCAGGTGTGGTAACACGGGACCTGCGGCGGATGGTCAACGACGCGGGATGGGAATTGAGAGGGTGGGCCGGCAAGCCCTTCTCGGTGCTATTGTCCAGCTTTCGCGAAGTGATTTTCATCGACGCGGATTCTCTATTTTTGCAAAATCCAGCAGACCTGTTCGATGACCCCGCGTACAACGAGACCGGGGCGTTGTTTTTCAAAGATCGACTCATTCTCCCGGAGTCGAAAAAGGATTGGCTGACGCGGATTCTTCCGCCTCCGATTTCCAAAAATGTGCGGGAAAGCCGTTTGTGGTCCGGTGAGAGTGGTCATATGCAGGAGTCGGGCGTCTTAGTCATCGACACATGGAGGCATTttgttcctcttcttctggtcaCCCGCATGAACGGGCCCGATCGAGACGGAGATTCGGCGCGGAAGATTAAAGGCGTATATGAAATGCTTTTTG GTGACAAGGAAACCTTTTGGCTCGGCTGGGAGCTTTCAGGAGTCACGGATTATGCATTCCACGATGGCGGCGCCGGAACGATGGGAGTTGCTCAGACTGAGCCATCGGTTTCAAAGGGGAATGCCTATCCGAGCAGCCAATCCGACAGCTTCACCGTCTGCGCACCacaacttcttcaccttGACCGGACGGGCAGACCTCTGTGGTTCAATGGGTGGTTGCTACCAAATAAATTTTCCAGCAAGGAGCCCGGCAAGTTTGAATCTTTCATcagggaagaggagggatACATGAACGATGATAGTCCGTGGCAGCTGCGCACCAGCAACGTTTGCTGCCTCACGTCGAATAAGGTGTTTGACTTTTCCGAAAAGGAGAAGCATGTTCTCGAAATGACTATTGAGTCAGGGAGGCGCGTGGGAGCAttgggagagaagagcaCGAGCTCATAG
- a CDS encoding uncharacterized protein (ID:PFLUO_001522-T1.cds;~source:funannotate): protein MPTISVDKAALFKELGREYTTQEFDELCFEFGIELDEDTTDSDRPIVDGKQEPPELKIEIPANRYDLLCFEGIALMLNIFLGRASLPDYKLAQPASGQLETIVVKEDTTKIRPYVSGAILRGIKFDQARYDSFITLQDKLHQNLARQRTLVSIGTHDLDTVKGPFTYEALPPKDIKFAPLNQTQEMDAEQLMTFYEKHQQLGKYLHIIRDSPVYPVIYDANRTVCSLPPIINGDHSKITMNTTNIFIEITATDQTKLEIVNRMMVTMFSQYTSEPFTIEPVKIVSEHNNQTRITPDISPRITTADVTYINQCCGLSLTPVDVCNSLRKMAYRARPSTTSTETVEIEIPPTRADVLHQCDIMEDVAIAYGFNNLPRSFPSKSGTIAQPLPINKLSDIVRMEAAMAGWSEVLPLILCSHDENFAWLNRKDDGNTAVKLANPKTLEFQVVRTSLLPGLLKTIRENKSHSVPMKVFEVSDVAFKDLSLERKSRNERHFAAAWYGKTSGFEVVHGLLDRVMAMLKSAFITGEEGLENSAMSDAQYYIKELDEPTYFHGHAASIHARIGSKDLVIGSFGILHPTVLEKYELKYPTSTLEINIEAFL from the exons ATGCCTACCATCTCGGTCGACAAGGCCGCCCTgttcaaggagctgggccGGGA GTATACCACGCAGGAATTCGATGAGCTGTGCTTCGAGTTTG GCAttgagctggacgaagat ACCACAGACTCGGACCGACCGATCGTGGATGGAAAGCAGGAGCCACCGGAACTCAAAATCGAGATCCCCGCCAACCG ATATGACTTGCTGTGCTTCGAGGGCATTGCGTTGATGCTCAACATCTTCCTGGGCCGGGCATCTCTCCCAGATTACAAGCTGGCCCAACCAGCCAGTGGACAACTGGAAACAATTGTTGTCAAGGAAGAT ACTACGAAGATTCGGCCGTATGTGTCGGGTGCGATTCTGCGAGGAATCAAGTTTGACCAGGCTCGCTATGACTCCTTCATTACGCTTCAAGACAAGCTGCACCAGAACCTGGCACGGCAACGGACTTTGGTCTCGATTGGAACCCACGACTTGGATACTGTCAAGGGACCCTTCACCTACGAGGCTCTGCCGCCCAAGGACATCAAGTTTGCCCCGTTGAACCAGAcccaggagatggatgcaGAGCAATTGATGACTTTCTACGAG AAACACCAACAGTTGGGCAAGTACCTACATATCATCCGGGATTCTCCCGTGTACCCGGTCATCTACGACGCGAACCGGACCGTCTGCTCCCTGCCTCCTATCATTAACGGTGACCATTCCAAGATTACAATGAACACGACCaatatcttcatcgagaTTACAGCCACGGACCAGACCAAGCTTGAAATCGTGAACCGGATGATGGTCACCATGTTCTCCCAATATACTTCGGAGCCGTTCAC AATTGAACCCGTCAAAATTGTGTCAGAGCACAACAATCAGACCCGAATCACTCCAGACATTTCCCCGCGCATCACCACGGCTGATGTTACCTACATCAACCAATGCTGTGGTCTGAGTCTCACCCCGGTCGATGTCTGTAACAGCCTCCGAAAGATGGCATACCGCGCAAGACCGTCCACCACCTCTACGGAGACCGTTGAGATTGAAATTCCTCCGACCCGCGCTGATGTGCTGCACCAATGCGACATCATGGAGGATGTGGCCATCGCCTACGGATTCAACAACCTGCCAAGGTCTTTCCCGAGCAAGTCCGGTACGATCGCTCAGcctctccccatcaacaAGCTATCCGACATTGTGCGCATGgaggccgccatggctggctGGTCAGAGGTTCTGCCGCTGATCCTGTGCTCGCACGACGAGAACTTCGCTTGGCTGAACCGCAAGGACGACGGCAACACCGCCGTCAAGCTTGCCAACCCCAAGACCCTTGAATTCCAGGTCGTGCGCACCAGCCTGCTCCCAGGCCTGCTCAAGACCATTCGCGAAAACAAGAGCCACTCCGTGCCGATGAAGGTCTTCGAGGTCAGCGACGTTGCCTTCAAGGACCTGTCGCTGGAGCGCAAGAGCCGCAACGAGCGCCATTTCGCCGCTGCCTGGTACGGCAAGACTAGCGGTTTCGAAGTCGTCCATGGTCTCCTGGACCGCGTGATGGCCATGCTCAAGAGCGCCTTCATCaccggcgaggagggcctCGAGAACTCCGCCATGAGCGATGCGCAGTACTACATCAAAGAACTGGATG AGCCAACCTACTTCCATGGCCACGCCGCCTCCATTCACGCCCGCATCGGCAGTAAGGACCTGGTCATCGGTTCCTTTGGCATTCTGCACCCCaccgtgctggagaagtacGAGCTCAAGTACCCAACCAGCACCTTGGAGATCAACATCGAGGCTTTCCTGTGA
- a CDS encoding uncharacterized protein (ID:PFLUO_001523-T1.cds;~source:funannotate) has translation MAAVQGAISKRRKFVADGVFYAELNEFFQRELAEEGYSGVEVRVTPTVTDIIVRATHTQEVLGEQGRRIRELTSLIQKRFKFPENSVSLYAAKVQNRGLSAVAQCESLRYKLLNGLAVRRACYGVLRFIMESGAKGCEVVVSGKLRAARAKSMKFTDGFMIHSGQPAKEFIDSATRHVLLRQGVLGIKVKIMRGSDPEGKSGPQKTLPDSVTIIEPKEEQPVLQPMSQDYGAKAVAAQQLAEQQRLAEEQAAEAQSGAEGYAQE, from the exons ATGGCCGCTGTCCAGGGAGCTATTTCCAAGCGCCGGAAGTTCGTCGCCGACGGTGTCTTCTACGCCGAGCTGAACGAGTTCTTCCAGCGCGAGCTGGCTGAGGAGGGATACTCGGGTGTCGAAGTCCGTGTGACTCCCACCGTCACCGACATCA TCGTCCGCGCCACCCACACCCAGGAGGTTCTGGGCGAGCAGGGCCGCCGCATTCGCGAGCTCACCTCCCTCATCCAGAAGCGCTTCAAGTTCCCCGAGAACTCGGTCTCCCTCTATGCCGCCAAGGTCCAGAACCGTGGTCTGTCCGCCGTCGCTCAGTGCGAGTCCCTCCGCTACAAGCTGCTGAACGGTCTCGCCGTCCGTCGTGCCTGCTACGGTGTCCTCCGTTTCATCATGGAGTCCGGTGCTAAGGGTTGCGAGGTTGTTGTGTCGGGCAAGCTGCGTGCCGCTCGTGCCAAGTCCATGAAGTTCACT GACGGTTTCATGATCCACTCCGGCCAGCCCGCCAAGGAGTTCATCGACAGCGCCACCCGCCACgtcctcctgcgccagggTGTCCTGGGTatcaaggtcaagatcaTGCGCGGCTCCGACCCGGAGGGCAAGTCCGGCCCCCAGAAGACCCTCCCCGACTCGGTCACCATCATCGAGCCCAAGGAGGAGCAGCCCGTTCTGCAGCCCATGAGCCAAGACTACGGTgccaaggccgtcgccgctcagcaactcgccgagcagcagcgtctggccgaggagcaggccgccgaggcccagAGTGGTGCCGAGGGTTATGCCCAGGAGTGA
- a CDS encoding uncharacterized protein (ID:PFLUO_001521-T1.cds;~source:funannotate), whose product MEGPTENDELYPIAVLIDELKHDDVLLRLNAIHRLSTIALALGPERTRDELIPFLDDSVEDEDEVLTALSEELGNFTEYVGGPEYGHVLLSPLENLAAIEEPLVREKAVESLNKVGDQLSESQIEEYFVPLVFRLSKADWFTSKVSATGLYCTPYRKATPARQQELRQHFGALVRDETPMVRRQAANNLAKFVKEMEASVIIDEMIPFFQYLAGDDQDSVRLLTVDILISVAEEIPKEQQPSHGVLLTSLRSLFEDKSWRVRYMVADRYEKIANAVHAEVVTRDMVPAFVKLLKDTEAEVRTAIAGQIPGFCRLIDAETLLNEIMTSVEDLVSDPSQHVRAALGTQISGLAPILGKDETIAHLLPMFLQMLKDEFPDVRLHIISKLEQVNKVIGIELLSQSLLPAIVQLAEDKQWRVRLAIIEYIPLLASQLGVKFFDEQLSDLCMGWLGDTVFSIREAATQNLKKLTEVFGVEWSKNSIIPKVMAMGQHPNYLYRMTTCFAISTLAPVVTLDIIENSILPILDRLVEDEIPNIRFNVAKSYAVLIDTLRRLPADKTLTEVEKSGETATPAPQSQDLIQQRILPSLEKLQGDDDVDVRYFATTASGSQEEVMQTSP is encoded by the exons ATGGAGGGCCCAACCGAGAATGACGAGCTCTACCCCATCGCCGTACTCATTGATGAGCTGAAG CATGACGACGTTCTTCTCAGACTCAATGCTATACACCGTCTATCCACGATCGCCCTCGCCCTGGGGCCCGAGAGGACCCGGGACGAACTCATTCCATTCCTCGATG ACTCcgtcgaagatgaggacgaggttTTGACCGCCTTGAGTGAGGAACTGGGTAATTTTACAGAATACGTTGGCGGCCCGGAATACGGGCACGTACTCCTCTCCCCGCTGGAGAACCTGGCGGCCATCGAGGAGCCTCTGGTGCGAGAGAAG GCGGTGGAATCCCTTAACAAGGTTGGCGACCAGCTGTCAGAAAGCCAGATCGAGGAGTACTTTGTACCCCTTGTCTTCCGTCTTTCCAAAGCAGATTGGTTCACTTCAAAGGTTTCGGCAACGGGTCTTTACTGCACGCCGTATCGGAAAGCGACTCCTGCACGCCAGCAAGAACTGCGTCAGCATTTTGGCGCATTGGTACGCGATGAAACCCCCATGGTGCGGCGACAAGCGGCGAACAACCTCGCCAAATTCgtgaaggagatggaggcctCGGTTATTATCGACGAAATGATACCCTTTTTCCAATACCTGGCAGGCGATGATCAGGACAGCGTGCGCCTGCTCACGGTGGATATTCTTATCTCGGTCGCGGAGGAAATCCCCAaggagcagcagcccagTCATGGTGTTCTCTTGACATCGTTGCGGAGTCTGTTTGAGGATAAGAGCTGGCGCGTCAGGTACATGGTTGCCGATAGATATGAAAAG ATCGCCAATGCTGTTCACGCCGAGGTGGTGACTCGTGATATGGTTCCGGCCTTTGTCAAGCTGCTGAAGGATACTGAAGCTGAAGTCCGCACTGCGATTGCGGGCCAGATTCCTG GGTTCTGCCGCTTGATCGATGCCGAAACTCTGCTTAATGAGATCATGACTAGTGTGGAGGATCTGGTGTCGGACCCATCTCAGCACGTTCGCGCTGCCCTTGGTACTCAAATCAGTGGCCTTGCTCCCATCTTGGGCAAGGACGA GACGATCGCCCACCTTCTACCCATGTTCCTTCAAATGCTCAAGGATGAGTTCCCTGATGTTCGCCTGCACATCATTTCTAAGCTGGAGCAAGTCAACAAAG TTATTGGCATCGAGCTTCTCTCCCAATCTCTTCTGCCGGCTATTGTTCAACTGGCCGAGGATAAGCAGTGGCGTGTGCGCCTTGCCATCATTGAATACATCCCTCTTCTCGCTAGCCAGTTGGGAGTCAAATTCTTTGACGAGCAACTGAGCGATCTTTGCATGGGCTGGCTGGGTGATACTGTCTTCTCGATCCGAGAGGCGGCCACTCAGAACCTGAAGAAGCTCACGGAGGTATTTGGAGTGGAGTGGTCCAAGAACTCTATCATCCCTAAAGTCATGGCGATGGGACAACACCCCAACTACCTCTACCGCATGACTACCTGCTTTGCCATCTCT ACTCTTGCTCCCGTTGTCACGCTCGATATCATTGAAAACTCGATCCTGCCAATTCTGGACCGGCTGGTGGAGGACGAGATTCCCAACATCCGATTCAATGTCGCAAAGTCCTACGCCGTGCTGATTGACACCCTGCGCCGTCTGCCAGCGGACAAGACCCTGACCGAGGTGGAGAAGTCTGGAGAAACGGCCACGCCCGCACCGCAGAGTCAAGACCTTATCCAGCAACGGATCTTGCCCAGcctggagaagctgcaggGAGATGACGATGTGGATGTCCGGTACTTCGCCACGACTGCTAGCGGCAGCCAGGAGGAGGTGATGCAGACCTCTCCTTGA
- a CDS encoding uncharacterized protein (ID:PFLUO_001524-T1.cds;~source:funannotate), whose amino-acid sequence MERTRVAKVDNVTLARHGDQVDGTLHLTPHHLIFSYLPPVSSEDQAKGVPIKPRELWITYPIIALCTLRPAPAASRQPSSIRLRCRDFNFCCFYFTNENKARDVFESIKQWTCKLGRMDKLYAFSYVPVPPEADFNGWQLYDPRKEWVRQGVGKEGQGQGWRVSEINVNYEFSPTYPALLPVPSSISDNTLNYAGRYRSRARIPVLTYLHPVNNCSITRSSQPLVGVRQNRSIQDEKLLAAIFSTSRSERPLASFIQPHLEKEASDSSQGSGETIPTDLELTNAEEIEDDMIAAAHGESEETPSIYGAQQSNLIVDARPTVNAFAMQAVGLGSENMDNYKFATKAYLGIDNIHVMRDSLNKVVDCLKETDVTPLGPNRDQLARTGWLKHISGILDGAGLITRQVGLQHSHVLIHCSDGWDRTSQLSALSQICLDPYYRTFEGFMVLVEKDWLSFGHMFRHRSGHLNSEKWFQIENERIGGEANRGFGEGGGAGKALENAFLSAKGFFGRDNTSRDSLADSDGELQSYDSDSPAARKVSSSPRSAVAEKEITKPKETSPVFHQFLDATYQLLYQHPTRFEFNERFLKRLLYQLYACQYGTFLYNNEKERVQSTASERTRSVWDYFLCRREQFTNPRYDPVIDDHQRGKERLIFPRVNETRWWAEVFGREDSEMNGPRPTDSPANKRAPVVTGIETANLSVGTGVPDKTSVPAAASAGMAAMTAGISNLAFPKKQESESEEADKGEEELGVEMQ is encoded by the exons ATGGAGAGAACACGGGTGGCCAAG GTTGACAACGTGACCTTGGCTCGGCACGGGGACCAGGTTGATGGCACCCTCCATCTCACTCCTCACCACCTTATCTTCTCGTACCTCCCCCCAGTGTCCAGCGAGGACCAGGCCAAAGGTGTTCCCATAAAGCCCCGCGAGCTCTGGATCACCTACCCGATTATCGCCCTCTGCACCCTGCGACCCGCTCCCGCGGCGTCCCGCCAGCCCTCGTCTATCCGCCTTCGGTGTCGAGACTTCAACTTCTGCTGTTTCTACTTTACAAATGAGAACAAGGCTCGCGATGTGTTTGAGAGCATCAAGCAATGGACTTGCAAGTTGGGTCGCATGGACAAGCTCTACGCCTTCTCTTACGTTCCTGTTCCGCCGGAAGCCGACTTCAACGGGTGGCAGCTGTATGACCCGCGCAAGGAGTGGGTGCGTCAAGGTGTCGGAAAGGAAGGCCAAGGTCAGGGATGGCGCGTCTCTGAAATAAATGTGAATTACGAG TTTTCTCCAACCTATCCGGCCCTCCTACCCGTGCCTTCGTCTATATCGGATAACACACTCAACTATGCCGGACGATACCGATCCCGAGCTCGAATCCCAGTCCTCACATATCTCCACCCGGTCAATAACTGCTCGATCACAAGGAGCTCCCAGCCGTTGGTCGGTGTGCGTCAGAACCGCAGCATCCAGGATGAGAAGCTGCTAGCTGCTATTTTCTCAACTTCTCGCTCAGAGAGGCCGTTGGCGAGCTTCATCCAGCCTCATCTGGAGAAAGAGGCGTCGGACTCCAGCCAGGGCAGTGGGGAGACGATCCCGACAGATCTAGAGTTGACAAATGCAGAAGAGATAGAAGACGATATGATTGCTGCCGCTCACGGAGAGTCGGAAGAAACACCTTCGATTTATGGAGCACAGCAGAGCAACTTGATTGTTGATGCGCGGCCTACAGTCAATGCCTTTGCCATGCAGGCCGTGGGCCTGGGCTCCGAGAACATGGACAACTATAAGTTTGCCACCAAAGCCTACCTGGGGATCGACAACATTCATGTCATGCGAGATTCATTGAATAAGGTGGTAGACTGCTTGAAGGAAACAGACGTGACGCCTTTGGGGCCGAATCGCGACCAGCTTGCGCGAACCGGCTGGCTGAAGCACATCTCTGGCATCCTAGATGGAGCCGGGTTGATCACTCGCCAGGTCGGCCTGCAACACTCTCATGTCTTGATCCACTGCTCCGACGGTTGGGATCGGACCAGTCAGCTGAGTGCCTTGAGTCAAATCTGTCTTGACCCGTACTATAGGACGTTTGAAGGATTCATGGTCTTGGTAGAAAAGGATTGGCTTTCGTTTGGTCACATGTTTAGACACCGATCGGGCCACCTGAACAGCGAGAAATGGTTCCAGATCGAGAACGAGCGCATCGGCGGAGAGGCTAACCGTGGGTTTGGCGAAGGCGGCGGTGCCGGCAAAGCCCTCGAGAACGCATTCCTGAGCGCCAAGGGCTTCTTTGGCCGGGACAACACCAGCCGCGACTCCTTGGCCGACTCCGATGGGGAGCTCCAAAGTTACGACTCGGACAGCCCTGCCGCTAGAAAGGTTAGCTCCTCACCTCGGAGCGCCGTCGCAGAGAAAGAGATCACAAAGCCGAAGGAGACTAGTCCGGTATTTCATCAGTTCCTGGATGCCACATATCAGCTCCTCTACCAACACCCGACGCGCTTTGAATTCAACGAGCGCTTCCTCAAGCGACTGCTCTATCAGCTCTACGCCTGTCAGTACGGCACGTTCCTATACAACAACGAAAAAGAACGTGTTCAGTCGACTGCCAGCGAGCGAACCCGCAGCGTATGGGACTATTTTCTCTGTCGGCGCGAGCAGTTTACGAACCCGCGCTATGACCCAGTAATCGACGACCATCAGCGCGGCAAGGAGCGCCTTATTTTCCCTCGAGTCAACGAGACCAGATGGTGGGCTGAAGTCTTCGGTCGCGAAGATTCCGAGATGAACGGGCCCCGACCTACCGATAGCCCGGCTAATAAACGGGCCCCGGTCGTGACAGGCATCGAGACCGCCAACCTCTCCGTCGGCACGGGAGTTCCGGACAAGACTAGTGTTCCTGCGGCTGCCTCGGCGGGGATGGCGGCTATGACCGCGGGGATTTCGAATTTGGCATTTCCAAAGAAGCaggagtcggagtcggaggaggcggaTAAAGGAGAGGAGGAGTTGGGCGTGGAGATGCAGTAG
- a CDS encoding uncharacterized protein (ID:PFLUO_001525-T1.cds;~source:funannotate): MLRRPPTSASGLLGFQSRLCPRSLLRTCCGHDVFTRLQSTSSADDDQPHYRNDDYEQRSNFRPQRQKRPSPSQRFTLNTEVLGEHKEVVVVPQRSRRNKRQRHPRPEAANDDTERPTLHSILGDLEEEASPLVDGAVRERIEGCRGLFDVGQKVSVPDWKDIRLNLSSSFTRKQLLEYLAEYAQHAPGDDGNSQHTRATAWKPGTSVFISTEARTGGRASDRIAASRELKGKALLAERILRDCWQMSTINEVGQVDIRLPAPFIYLLLNAEHFSFDELANLHDASIDVTQSLGLVRVVGKQSACEHIREIILDVTTRIREEDLDLGQAVAETGNLFRQDFLEWVNRTYQVAVEHELNVPRKIIYLAENKSGADNARRTLNLAINDTAPTLIPFSTYLPSSEPASAYSFDPENNVSWFDRQKQWFRWALSSAQTMEAEKLATPFFDKHQSQLSDELLKLLRLSSVPTTRGASIHESVTASVGKCLFMRKTPSLTEAPINASQLGRMALPRTFMAAVPRAASFLNTLSPIGLGEGDEPYRIRLTPTSKHADSLPPLDIGVDVNVKLTGDMEKTEIDLEIRSVKAILMNNSVDYLLPENGLDLRFTRHIYHDLLAGSENLHGFRNHEAMLQSIKTSLQGLFNPMTAKKSLVLPPLCHIMLPREFLKPEISEEMTDQEGHGPDTLFEDHISAEYMLPPFNDAQSIALQHFDFQGRQLTSRFYGGGPFLAAQATDLFMEMKIPQNQLTSEPDDALQGALDREFHSFYNTACDMAFEVHRIQPAEEKEHF, from the coding sequence ATGCTTCGACGTCCTCCGACCAGCGCATCCGGGCTCCTGGGATTCCAGTCCCGGTTGTGTCCCCGGTCGCTGCTGCGGACGTGTTGCGGGCATGATGTCTTCACTCGGCTTCAGAGCACTTCGAgtgccgacgacgatcaACCACACTACCGCAATGATGATTACGAACAGCGATCGAACTTCCGTCCACAAAGACAGAAGCGACCGTCTCCAAGTCAACGTTTTACGCTAAATACGGAGGTGCTCGGAGAACACAAGGAGGTTGTGGTCGTGCCGCAACGCAGCCGCCGCAACAAGCGACAGCGACACCCTCGACCGGAGGCAGCGAATGACGATACGGAAAGACCAACGCTTCATTCTATACTTGGCGAtttggaagaggaagctTCTCCACTTGTCGATGGTGCCGTCAGGGAGCGAATTGAGGGCTGTCGCGGGTTGTTCGACGTTGGTCAGAAGGTGTCAGTCCCCGATTGGAAAGACATTCGGTTAAACTTGTCGTCGTCATTTACGCGAAAACAACTTTTGGAATACCTCGCAGAGTACGCACAACATGCCCCAGGGGATGACGGCAATTCGCAACACACACGGGCCACTGCATGGAAGCCCGGGACCTCTGTGTTCATCAGCACCGAAGCAAGAACTGGCGGTCGTGCCTCCGACCGAATTGCGGCATCCAGGGAGCTGAAAGGGAAGGCTCTTTTAGCTGAGCGAATCCTTCGGGACTGCTGGCAGATGTCCACGATCAACGAGGTTGGCCAGGTGGACATTCGCTTGCCGGCTCCATTTATCTATTTGCTTTTGAATGCAGAGCACTTCTCTTTCGACGAACTGGCCAATCTCCATGATGCCAGCATCGATGTTACGCAATCCCTGGGGCTTGTGAGAGTCGTTGGCAAGCAGAGCGCTTGTGAGCATATCCGCGAGATCATTCTGGACGTCACTACCCGAATTCGCGAGGAAGACCTTGATTTGGGTCAAGCTGTTGCGGAAACTGGCAACCTTTTCAGGCAGGACTTCCTGGAGTGGGTCAATCGGACCTACCAGGTGGCCGTGGAGCACGAACTGAACGTCCCAAGAAAGATCATCTATCTGGCCGAGAACAAATCGGGCGCAGACAATGCTCGGAGAACATTGAACCTTGCGATCAATGATACGGCACCCACATTAATACCTTTCTCCACCTACTTGCCCTCCTCAGAGCCAGCCAGTGCTTATAGTTTCGACCCCGAAAACAATGTGTCGTGGTTCGATCGGCAGAAGCAATGGTTTCGTTGGGCCTTGTCCTCCGCCCAAACCAtggaggccgagaagcttGCAACCCCATTCTTTGACAAACACCAGTCTCAATTGTCTGACGAGCTGCTGAAGCTTCTTCGACTTTCTTCGGTGCCTACGACGCGCGGTGCCAGTATCCATGAGTCGGTAACTGCGTCTGTCGGGAAATGTCTTTTTATGCGCAAAACTCCTTCCCTCACCGAAGCGCCGATAAATGCCTCTCAACTCGGCCGAATGGCTCTTCCGCGCACCTTTATGGCTGCAGTGCCCCGCGCTGCATCTTTTCTCAACACGTTGTCTCCGATTGGTCtcggcgaaggcgacgagCCGTATCGAATTCGTTTGACACCGACGTCTAAGCATGCCGATTCTTTGCCGCCACTCGATATTGGAGTTGATGTGAATGTCAAACTTACCGGGGATATGGAAAAGACTGAAATTGATCTCGAAATCCGGAGTGTGAAAGCCATTCTCATGAACAATAGCGTCGACTACTTGCTTCCTGAAAACGGTCTGGATCTTCGATTTACTCGTCACATCTACCATGACCTTCTGGCGGGATCCGAGAACCTTCATGGCTTTCGGAACCACGAAGCGATGTTGCAGAGCATCAAGACGTCGCTGCAAGGCCTCTTCAATCCCATGACGGCCAAGAAATCATTGGTGCTACCACCATTGTGTCATATCATGCTGCCGCGTGAATTCCTTAAACCGGAGATTTCTGAGGAGATGACTGACCAGGAAGGCCATGGTCCTGACACCCTCTTTGAGGACCACATCTCCGCCGAGTACATGCTTCCTCCATTCAACGATGCGCAAAGCATTGCTCTTCAGCACTTTGATTTCCAAGGCCGCCAATTAACTAGCCGTTTCTATGGTGGTGGACCGTTCCTTGCAGCTCAGGCAACTGATCTCTTCATGGAAATGAAGATCCCGCAAAACCAGCTAACATCCGAACCTGATGATGCGCTTCAGGGGGCTCTTGATCGGGAGTTCCACTCGTTCTACAACACCGCCTGTGACATGGCCTTTGAAGTCCATCGGATCCAGCcagcagaggagaaggagcatTTTTGA